The window GCCCCCGTGGGCGACCTGCCCTTCGGCACCCAGCGGATGGTGGAGGTGGCACGAGCAATCGTGCTCGAACCCACGGTGCTGCTGGTCGACGAGCCCGGCGCCGGGATGGACAGCACCGAATCGGCCTATTTCGGGGCACTTCTTGCCCGAATCAGCCGTGAACGGAACATGTCGGTGCTTATCATCGAGCACGATGTCGCGATGATCCTGTCGATCTGCGACCGAATTTACGTTCTGAATTTCGGCAAGCTGCTCGCCCAGGGCACCCCGGCCGACATCCGGGCCAACGCCGAGGTCCGTGCGGCGTACTTCGGGAGCACGGTCCAGGAGGCCGCGGTATGACAGTCACGTCGCAGAGCGATCCGGTCAGCTCCCCGGTTCCCGCTGCCGTCGCCGCCGTGACCGGGGCGGCCAAGCCGATTCTCGCCACCCGCGCGCTCGACGTCGGGTACGGCAACGTGCTCGCCGTCCGTCGGCTCACACTCCAGGTCAACCCCGGCGAGATCGTCGCTCTCCTCGGACCCAACGGCGCGGGCAAGACCTCCAGCCTCCGTGGCATCACCGGTCTGGTGCGGCCGCAGGCCGGAACCGTCAGTGTCAACGGCGTCCGGATCGACAACCGCGGCCCGGCCGTGGCCGTGCAGGCCGGGCTCGCGCACGTGCCCGAGGGCCGCCGGGTGTTCCCCGAGATGAGCGTGGCGGACAACCTGCGCCTCGGGGCCTGGTCCGTGCGTCGCCGGTCGAAGGTCGTCGAGTCGCGCCTCGCCGACGCCTACGCGTTGTTCCCCCGCCTGGCCGAGCGCCGCGCGCAGCTCGCCGGCTCGATGTCCGGCGGCGAGCAGCAGATGCTCGCCATCGCCCGGGCGCTCATGAGTGATCCGAAGCTGCTGCTCATCGACGAGCTCAGCCTCGGTCTGTCCCCTCTCGTGGTCGACGAGATCCTTGCCCGGCTCCTGGAGCTGAACAAGGAAGGACTGTCCATCCTGCTCATCGAGCAGTTCGTGCACCGGGCCATGGACGTGTCGGACCGGGTGTACGTCTTGAAGAAGGGGCACGTGGCGTTCAGCGGAACACCGGCGGCTGCCATCCGGATCGGCGCGGTCGAGGAGGCCTACCACCTATGAGCAACTCGAAGAGACAGCTGCTGCGAAAGCGGGGAGTGCAGACGGCG of the Sporichthya polymorpha DSM 43042 genome contains:
- a CDS encoding ABC transporter ATP-binding protein, which translates into the protein MTVTSQSDPVSSPVPAAVAAVTGAAKPILATRALDVGYGNVLAVRRLTLQVNPGEIVALLGPNGAGKTSSLRGITGLVRPQAGTVSVNGVRIDNRGPAVAVQAGLAHVPEGRRVFPEMSVADNLRLGAWSVRRRSKVVESRLADAYALFPRLAERRAQLAGSMSGGEQQMLAIARALMSDPKLLLIDELSLGLSPLVVDEILARLLELNKEGLSILLIEQFVHRAMDVSDRVYVLKKGHVAFSGTPAAAIRIGAVEEAYHL